One part of the Nocardioides zeae genome encodes these proteins:
- the pdxS gene encoding pyridoxal 5'-phosphate synthase lyase subunit PdxS, producing MTSTENSGTPSSTGTSRVKRGMAEMLKGGVIMDVVTPEQAKIAEDAGAVAVMALERVPADIRAQGGVSRMSDPDMIDGIIEAVSIPVMAKARIGHFAEAQVLQSLGVDYIDESEVLTPADYANHIDKWQFTVPFVCGATNLGEALRRITEGAAMIRSKGEAGTGDVSNAVMHMRTIGGEIRRLGALTPDELYVAAKELQAPYELVAEVAASGKLPVVLFTAGGIATPADAAMMMQLGAEGVFVGSGIFKSGNPAQRAEAIVKATTFHDDPDVVAKVSRGLGEAMVGINVEEIPQPHRLAERGW from the coding sequence ATGACGAGCACGGAGAACAGCGGCACCCCCTCGAGCACGGGCACCTCCCGCGTGAAGCGCGGCATGGCGGAGATGCTCAAGGGTGGCGTGATCATGGACGTGGTCACGCCGGAGCAGGCGAAGATCGCCGAGGACGCCGGCGCGGTGGCGGTGATGGCGCTCGAGCGGGTGCCGGCTGACATCCGTGCGCAGGGCGGGGTGTCGCGAATGAGTGACCCCGACATGATCGACGGAATCATCGAGGCGGTCTCGATCCCCGTGATGGCCAAGGCCCGGATCGGGCACTTCGCCGAGGCGCAGGTGCTGCAGTCGCTCGGGGTGGACTACATCGACGAGTCCGAGGTGCTGACGCCGGCGGACTACGCGAACCACATCGACAAGTGGCAGTTCACGGTTCCGTTCGTGTGCGGGGCGACGAACCTGGGCGAGGCACTGCGGCGCATCACCGAGGGCGCGGCGATGATCCGCTCCAAGGGCGAAGCCGGCACGGGCGACGTGTCCAACGCGGTGATGCACATGCGCACGATCGGTGGCGAGATCCGACGGCTGGGTGCGCTGACCCCGGACGAGCTCTACGTCGCGGCCAAGGAGCTGCAGGCGCCGTACGAGCTGGTGGCGGAGGTCGCGGCCAGCGGAAAGCTCCCGGTGGTGCTGTTCACCGCCGGCGGCATCGCGACGCCCGCCGACGCGGCGATGATGATGCAGCTGGGCGCCGAGGGCGTGTTCGTGGGCTCCGGCATCTTCAAGTCGGGTAACCCGGCGCAGCGTGCCGAGGCGATCGTGAAGGCGACGACGTTCCACGACGACCCCGACGTGGTCGCGAAGGTGTCGCGCGGGCTGGGTGAGGCGATGGTCGGGATCAACGTCGAGGAGATCCCGCAGCCCCACCGCCTCGCCGAGCGCGGTTGGTGA
- a CDS encoding metallophosphoesterase, translating to MIWLGLLLFLALLLGWVVWLVRRLAVAPRWDEVLPAGAARWVRRGAGAVVVVGTVLLVVAEVLQRLVDPAPWRPLLWLGLTWVSVVWYLTLALALVALVCGVLRLLRRPAWRDAVARVGAVGAVVLALGVTGYGLVEAGDVRTSEVEVTVDDLDPGLDGLRIALVTDLHVGPVRDTDFVASVVDRVQDADADLVVLGGDYSDGLERHVGPYLDPLGELDAPFGVVAVTGNHEFINGDADEVMARLEGLGVTALRNEQVVVERDGARLVVAGVHDAVGEGDDAPDPDAALEGTSPDDAILYVAHEPSQVEGGRGIDVQMSGHTHGGQLWPFGYLVRLDQPALAGVDDVEGVQVVTSRGAGAWGPPVRVAAPPEVVVVTLRAG from the coding sequence GTGATCTGGCTCGGCCTCCTCCTCTTCCTCGCTCTCCTCCTCGGCTGGGTCGTCTGGCTCGTCCGGCGCCTGGCCGTCGCCCCGCGCTGGGACGAGGTGCTGCCCGCGGGGGCGGCGCGGTGGGTGCGGCGCGGTGCCGGTGCCGTCGTCGTGGTGGGCACCGTGCTCCTCGTGGTCGCCGAGGTGCTCCAGCGCCTGGTCGACCCCGCGCCGTGGCGGCCGCTCCTCTGGCTGGGTCTCACCTGGGTGTCGGTGGTCTGGTACCTGACCCTCGCCCTCGCGCTCGTGGCCCTCGTCTGCGGCGTGCTGCGCCTGCTGCGGCGGCCGGCGTGGCGGGACGCGGTCGCGCGGGTGGGGGCGGTGGGCGCCGTCGTCCTCGCCCTGGGCGTCACGGGCTACGGCCTCGTCGAGGCGGGCGACGTCCGCACGAGCGAGGTCGAGGTGACCGTCGACGACCTCGACCCGGGCCTCGACGGGCTGCGCATCGCCCTCGTCACCGACCTCCACGTCGGCCCCGTGCGGGACACGGACTTCGTGGCCTCCGTCGTCGACCGCGTGCAGGACGCCGACGCCGACCTGGTCGTCCTCGGCGGCGACTACAGCGACGGCCTCGAGCGCCACGTCGGGCCCTACCTCGATCCCCTCGGGGAGCTGGACGCGCCGTTCGGGGTCGTGGCGGTGACCGGCAACCACGAGTTCATCAACGGCGACGCCGACGAGGTCATGGCGCGGCTCGAGGGCCTCGGCGTCACCGCGCTCCGCAACGAGCAGGTCGTCGTCGAGCGGGACGGTGCCCGGCTCGTGGTGGCCGGGGTGCACGACGCGGTGGGCGAGGGCGACGACGCCCCCGACCCCGATGCGGCGCTGGAGGGCACGAGCCCGGACGACGCGATCCTCTACGTGGCGCACGAGCCGTCGCAGGTCGAGGGCGGTCGGGGGATCGACGTGCAGATGTCGGGGCACACGCACGGCGGCCAGCTGTGGCCGTTCGGCTACCTGGTGCGGCTCGACCAGCCGGCGTTGGCCGGCGTCGACGACGTCGAGGGCGTGCAGGTGGTGACGAGCCGCGGGGCCGGGGCGTGGGGCCCGCCGGTGCGCGTGGCCGCCCCGCCGGAGGTCGTCGTGGTGACGCTGCGCGCGGGGTGA